The following proteins come from a genomic window of Corallococcus sp. NCRR:
- a CDS encoding ATP-binding cassette domain-containing protein: MLTVEENVGHLTRLLLGRGEAKAAIERTLEEFALGSIARMRVHHLSGGQRRLVHLAASFVHAPPIRLLDEPTVALDFEARQLVVRRVRAWREEAAAVLVTAHYPEDIEELSTELVLLRDGKTRDLGELGTVLSNQTRTLSLRGARPDASWELTLATSSLEEVRSKLGEVPSDVHLSELRLSGNRLRDILQRDPSLSAFARESEAP, from the coding sequence GTGCTCACGGTGGAGGAGAACGTCGGGCACCTGACCCGGCTGTTGTTGGGACGCGGTGAAGCGAAGGCCGCCATCGAGCGGACCCTGGAGGAGTTCGCGCTGGGTTCCATTGCGCGCATGCGCGTGCATCACCTGTCGGGTGGGCAGCGGCGGCTCGTGCACCTGGCGGCCAGCTTCGTCCATGCGCCTCCCATCCGGTTGCTGGATGAGCCCACCGTCGCGCTCGACTTCGAGGCGCGCCAGTTGGTCGTGCGCCGGGTGCGCGCGTGGCGCGAGGAAGCCGCAGCGGTGCTCGTCACCGCGCACTACCCGGAGGACATCGAGGAACTCTCCACGGAGTTGGTGCTGCTGCGGGACGGGAAGACCCGCGACCTGGGAGAGCTGGGCACCGTGCTGTCGAACCAGACTCGCACGCTGTCGCTGCGTGGCGCGCGTCCCGACGCTTCGTGGGAGCTCACGCTCGCCACCAGCAGCCTGGAGGAGGTCCGCTCGAAGCTGGGCGAGGTCCCCTCCGATGTCCACCTGTCCGAGCTGCGCCTGTCCGGCAACCGGCTCCGCGACATCCTGCAGAGGGACCCGTCCCTGAGCGCCTTCGCCCGGGAGTCCGAGGCGCCATGA
- a CDS encoding DUF2378 family protein encodes MSEEIVYRHAIEGLFLRSLGTRLTPELKARLRAIGLDLDEKIPHHTPRHVFAEALGITARHLYPDVDANEGYRRLGMGVIKGLEHTLLGKALVSLWPIFGPDRVLSRMQESFATVNNYLKTELITHGRANHTIKVSECNGNPGYHMGIIEAGLTRAGAKNIRVEPFDYNGHACSYRVRWDS; translated from the coding sequence TTGAGTGAAGAGATCGTCTACCGCCATGCCATCGAGGGGCTCTTCCTGCGCTCCCTGGGCACGCGCCTCACGCCGGAGCTCAAGGCCCGGCTGAGGGCCATCGGGCTGGACCTGGACGAGAAGATCCCGCACCACACGCCCCGCCACGTCTTCGCGGAGGCCCTGGGCATCACCGCGCGCCACCTGTACCCGGACGTGGACGCGAATGAAGGCTACCGGCGGCTCGGCATGGGCGTCATCAAGGGCCTGGAGCACACGCTGCTGGGCAAGGCGCTCGTGTCTCTGTGGCCCATCTTCGGGCCCGACCGGGTGCTCTCCCGCATGCAGGAGAGCTTCGCCACGGTGAACAACTACCTGAAGACCGAGCTCATCACCCACGGCCGCGCGAACCACACCATCAAGGTGAGCGAGTGCAACGGCAACCCGGGCTACCACATGGGCATCATCGAAGCCGGGCTGACCCGTGCCGGCGCGAAGAACATCCGCGTGGAGCCATTCGACTACAACGGCCACGCCTGTTCATACCGCGTGCGCTGGGATTCGTGA
- a CDS encoding phage holin family protein, producing MDPSSSRARGQYMGLDADDVRSRPQSEGFRDTDSLGEQSLGTIVSEFLEQGRHLLRAEFSLARTEMRSEAKKATAGGGMLAAGGGVLLLGAMALVAFLVIALAQVMPLWASALLVTVLLIAAGAGIAAVGAKRLKAVHAPRKTIQTLKEDSQWASTTMRSAKSRMHGHA from the coding sequence TCAATACATGGGGCTGGACGCGGACGACGTCCGGTCCCGCCCCCAGTCGGAAGGCTTCCGTGACACGGACTCGCTGGGCGAGCAGTCGCTCGGGACGATCGTGTCCGAGTTCCTCGAGCAGGGCCGGCACCTGCTGCGGGCGGAGTTCAGCCTCGCGCGCACGGAGATGCGCTCCGAGGCGAAGAAGGCCACGGCGGGCGGCGGAATGCTCGCGGCGGGAGGCGGGGTGCTTCTCCTGGGCGCCATGGCGCTGGTGGCCTTCCTGGTCATCGCGCTCGCGCAGGTGATGCCGCTGTGGGCCAGCGCGCTGCTGGTGACCGTGCTGCTCATCGCCGCGGGGGCGGGCATCGCCGCCGTGGGAGCGAAACGACTCAAGGCGGTCCACGCACCGCGCAAGACCATCCAGACCCTCAAGGAGGACAGCCAATGGGCGAGCACGACGATGCGCTCCGCGAAATCGCGGATGCACGGGCACGCATGA
- a CDS encoding CAP domain-containing protein — protein sequence MTTSSRSLALLFLGAALMGGCEAEQTTTPTSETTVLPTDDLRTVESRSTIDPFCKAATQENFVLSLLNQRRAAGANCGGVAKMPVPPLSVNARLTCTSTNHAQDMATNGYLGYISLNGWTPLRRVTNAGYTPLSYVEENVAAGYSTVEAVVDAWMANPRDCNNIMSPAHIHVGIGQSTVQGSTYSYWVLDFGRP from the coding sequence ATGACGACCTCATCCCGTTCTCTTGCCCTGCTCTTCCTTGGCGCTGCGCTGATGGGTGGCTGTGAAGCGGAGCAGACGACCACGCCCACGAGCGAAACCACGGTCCTCCCGACGGATGACCTGCGAACGGTCGAGAGCCGCTCGACCATCGATCCTTTCTGCAAGGCGGCGACGCAGGAGAACTTCGTGCTTTCGCTCCTCAACCAGCGACGTGCTGCGGGCGCTAACTGTGGTGGGGTGGCGAAGATGCCGGTGCCTCCGCTCTCCGTGAACGCGAGACTAACGTGCACGTCGACCAATCACGCCCAAGACATGGCTACGAATGGCTACCTTGGATACATCAGCCTGAATGGCTGGACCCCCTTGCGGCGCGTCACGAACGCGGGCTACACCCCGCTATCGTACGTGGAGGAGAACGTCGCCGCTGGTTACAGCACGGTGGAGGCGGTGGTGGATGCATGGATGGCCAATCCCCGCGACTGCAACAACATCATGAGCCCGGCGCACATTCACGTGGGCATCGGACAGTCCACCGTGCAGGGCAGCACGTACAGCTATTGGGTGCTGGATTTCGGCCGGCCGTAG
- a CDS encoding ATP-binding cassette domain-containing protein, whose protein sequence is MGLLGANGAGKTTLLGALTGTVRGTTGGSVRLDVGGCTPAAPSGSRRKPSRSIPCSRWRRTSGT, encoded by the coding sequence GTGGGGCTGCTCGGCGCCAACGGCGCGGGCAAGACGACGCTGCTCGGCGCGCTCACCGGCACCGTGCGGGGAACGACGGGCGGCTCGGTGCGGCTCGACGTGGGGGGCTGCACGCCCGCCGCGCCATCGGGTTCGCGACGCAAGCCATCGCGCTCTATCCCGTGCTCACGGTGGAGGAGAACGTCGGGCACCTGA
- a CDS encoding Crp/Fnr family transcriptional regulator: MRFPKLFERLATLAPLPPEEWVKAEAVAKEQSLAKRELFLRPGDAADRFAVVLQGVFRGVRVSPRGGESIKAFRAEGELIGAYAEMLQRRPSMTSIEALEPSRVLVFQARDFQALEQGHVCWERLARRVAEQHFLLKERREQEFLELSAEERLVNFWEEHPHLKGRVPQRDVAAYLGITEVGLSRIISRRRKRDG, translated from the coding sequence GTGAGATTCCCCAAGCTCTTCGAGCGCCTCGCCACGCTGGCCCCGCTACCTCCCGAGGAATGGGTGAAGGCCGAGGCCGTGGCGAAGGAACAGTCGCTCGCGAAGCGGGAGCTCTTCCTGCGGCCAGGGGACGCGGCGGACCGGTTCGCCGTGGTGCTCCAGGGCGTCTTCCGGGGCGTGCGCGTGTCGCCACGCGGGGGCGAGTCCATCAAGGCCTTCCGCGCCGAGGGAGAGCTGATTGGCGCGTACGCGGAGATGTTGCAGCGACGGCCGTCGATGACCTCGATTGAAGCGCTGGAGCCGAGCCGCGTGCTGGTGTTCCAGGCGCGGGACTTCCAGGCGCTGGAGCAGGGCCACGTGTGCTGGGAGCGGCTGGCGCGCCGCGTGGCGGAGCAGCACTTCCTGCTCAAGGAGCGCCGTGAGCAGGAGTTCCTGGAGCTGTCCGCGGAGGAGCGGCTCGTGAACTTCTGGGAGGAGCATCCCCATTTGAAGGGACGGGTCCCCCAGCGCGACGTGGCGGCCTACCTTGGCATCACCGAGGTGGGACTGAGCCGCATCATATCCCGGCGCCGCAAGCGCGACGGTTGA
- a CDS encoding DUF418 domain-containing protein, with product MTPAPSEVSSPSAEARPVDSSERLALLDTLRGFALCGVFISNVMVWFSGRAFLPREQTLAAMNTASLADTLTWQAYVFLVAGKFITLFSFLFGLGFAVQMGRAEARGASITPLYVRRLGVMLVMGLSHLFLIWYGDILSTYAVLGFGLLLFRGRSERTLLIWALLFALGWSVVGVVILKLPQLMADSPEAGAAIVKAATEKSEAIRARTLAAYAGGGWLDVTKATFHFVFRDYFPLLLAITLSTFGRFLLGLLAGKRRIFHDVPQHLGLFRRVLGWGLVAGVIGGGSGLVLQQLMLKQVFTPETLPTWVSFVMAPLRNLGELGFAAVYVSGITLLFQRAPWQRALGLLAPVGRMALTNYLSQSLISVLFFYGYGLGFITKLGPTACVAYCLAIFCVQVAWSHLWLSRFRFGPAEWVWRSLTYGKAQPMRRDDARGQRTTAPA from the coding sequence ATGACCCCAGCCCCTTCCGAGGTCTCGTCCCCCAGTGCCGAGGCCCGTCCCGTGGACTCCAGCGAGCGGCTGGCGCTTCTCGACACACTGCGTGGTTTCGCGCTGTGCGGCGTGTTCATCTCCAACGTGATGGTGTGGTTCAGCGGCAGGGCATTCCTGCCGCGAGAACAGACGCTCGCGGCGATGAACACCGCGTCGCTCGCGGACACCCTCACCTGGCAGGCGTACGTGTTCCTCGTGGCGGGGAAGTTCATCACCCTCTTCTCGTTCCTCTTCGGCCTCGGCTTCGCGGTGCAGATGGGCCGCGCCGAGGCCCGAGGGGCCTCCATCACACCGCTCTATGTCCGGCGGCTGGGGGTGATGCTGGTGATGGGGCTCTCCCACCTGTTCCTCATCTGGTACGGCGACATCCTCAGCACGTACGCGGTGCTGGGTTTCGGCCTGCTCCTGTTCCGGGGGCGCTCGGAACGGACGCTGCTCATCTGGGCCCTGCTGTTCGCCCTGGGGTGGTCCGTCGTGGGAGTGGTCATCCTCAAGCTCCCACAGCTGATGGCGGACTCACCGGAGGCCGGCGCGGCCATCGTCAAGGCGGCCACCGAGAAATCCGAAGCCATCCGGGCCCGGACGCTGGCGGCCTACGCGGGTGGAGGCTGGTTGGACGTGACGAAGGCCACCTTCCACTTCGTCTTCCGCGACTACTTCCCGCTGCTGCTGGCCATCACGCTCTCGACCTTTGGCCGGTTCCTGCTGGGCCTGCTGGCGGGGAAGCGCCGCATCTTCCACGACGTGCCCCAGCACCTGGGGCTGTTCCGCCGGGTCCTCGGCTGGGGGCTCGTGGCCGGGGTGATTGGCGGCGGCAGCGGCCTGGTGCTGCAACAGCTCATGCTCAAGCAGGTCTTCACCCCGGAGACGCTGCCGACGTGGGTGTCCTTCGTCATGGCGCCGCTGCGGAACCTGGGCGAGCTGGGCTTCGCGGCCGTCTACGTGTCCGGCATCACCCTGCTCTTCCAGCGGGCCCCCTGGCAGCGAGCGCTGGGCCTGCTCGCGCCCGTGGGCCGCATGGCGCTGACGAACTACCTGTCACAGTCGCTCATCAGCGTGCTGTTCTTCTATGGATACGGACTGGGCTTCATCACGAAGCTGGGCCCCACGGCGTGCGTGGCGTACTGCCTGGCCATCTTCTGCGTCCAGGTGGCATGGAGCCACCTGTGGCTGTCGCGCTTCCGCTTCGGCCCCGCGGAGTGGGTGTGGCGGTCGCTGACGTATGGCAAGGCCCAGCCGATGCGCCGTGATGACGCCCGGGGCCAACGCACGACGGCGCCGGCATAG
- a CDS encoding SgcJ/EcaC family oxidoreductase, producing MTRSFSFAVVAALSLVLVSTACTAPDHTQDEQDLRQLVKAQTEAWNAHDATAWSRDFADDADFINIVGTVFQGRAEIETRHAAIFASIFKTSHAEVTVRKIRFPSADIAVVDTTHEVTGHTGLPPGVQNTEDGLLRTQMRYVLKRTQKQWRIVSGQNTDVKPVPKPVP from the coding sequence ATGACCCGCTCTTTTTCTTTCGCAGTCGTCGCGGCGCTGAGTCTGGTGCTGGTGTCCACGGCGTGCACGGCCCCTGACCACACTCAGGACGAGCAGGACCTCCGTCAGTTGGTGAAGGCACAGACCGAAGCCTGGAACGCCCACGACGCGACGGCATGGTCGCGGGACTTCGCGGACGACGCGGACTTCATCAACATCGTCGGCACGGTGTTCCAGGGCCGCGCGGAAATCGAGACGCGCCACGCCGCCATCTTCGCGAGCATCTTCAAGACCAGCCACGCCGAGGTCACCGTGCGCAAGATCCGCTTCCCCAGCGCGGACATCGCCGTCGTGGACACGACGCATGAGGTCACCGGCCACACGGGGCTTCCTCCCGGCGTGCAGAACACCGAGGACGGACTGCTGCGCACGCAGATGCGGTATGTGCTCAAGCGCACCCAGAAGCAGTGGCGCATCGTCTCCGGTCAGAACACCGACGTGAAGCCGGTTCCCAAGCCCGTGCCGTAG
- a CDS encoding sterol desaturase family protein: MSINVYAVATPFVIALALTEFAWCVARRNGYYSFQDSIASMGTAVMNQCVNVAVALLVLPLFTQLGQFAPWRLDATSPLSLVALFLGVDFLFYWFHRFGHRTNIGWAAHSPHHSTEELNYAVALRASVTQRLFSFLFYWPLVLVGFPPEAVLAMVAFHLVLQFIPHTRVIPKLPRWVESWLNTPSHHRVHHARNDLYIDKNYAGFLIIWDRMFGTYEEETEPCSYGLTTPANTWDPTAINFQAWARLFADAVATKSHWDRLRLWVMPTGWRPADLPPRALGYWKQEGAEVKYHSRELPGVRRYLVFQLFASMPFMLLVSHHASPLSGWQKVVLSLLLWAMATAWSGMLESKAWSEPLELARVLAMGVVVTLWLVQASAPQAWSALTAAWLMVSLVWLRMARSAVGRVAVD; encoded by the coding sequence ATGTCCATCAACGTCTATGCCGTGGCGACGCCCTTCGTCATTGCCCTGGCCCTGACCGAGTTCGCCTGGTGCGTGGCGCGGCGCAACGGCTACTACAGCTTCCAGGACTCCATCGCGAGCATGGGCACGGCCGTGATGAACCAGTGCGTCAACGTCGCGGTGGCGCTGCTGGTGCTGCCCCTCTTCACGCAGTTGGGCCAGTTCGCGCCGTGGCGGCTGGACGCGACGTCGCCGCTGTCACTGGTGGCGCTCTTCCTGGGCGTCGACTTCCTCTTCTACTGGTTCCACCGCTTCGGCCACCGCACCAACATCGGCTGGGCGGCCCACTCGCCGCACCACTCCACCGAAGAGCTCAACTACGCGGTGGCCCTGCGCGCGAGCGTGACCCAGCGCCTCTTCTCGTTCCTCTTCTACTGGCCGCTGGTGCTGGTGGGCTTTCCGCCGGAGGCGGTGCTGGCGATGGTGGCCTTCCACCTGGTGCTCCAGTTCATCCCCCACACGCGGGTCATCCCCAAGCTCCCCCGGTGGGTGGAGTCGTGGCTGAACACGCCGTCGCACCACCGCGTGCACCACGCGCGCAACGACCTGTACATCGACAAGAACTACGCGGGCTTCCTCATCATCTGGGACCGGATGTTCGGCACCTACGAAGAGGAGACCGAGCCGTGCTCCTATGGCCTGACGACCCCGGCGAACACCTGGGACCCCACGGCCATCAACTTCCAAGCCTGGGCCCGGCTCTTCGCGGACGCCGTCGCCACGAAGAGCCACTGGGACCGGCTGCGCCTCTGGGTGATGCCCACGGGCTGGCGGCCCGCGGACCTTCCTCCTCGTGCGTTGGGCTACTGGAAGCAGGAGGGCGCGGAGGTGAAGTACCACTCGCGGGAACTGCCTGGCGTGCGGAGGTACCTCGTCTTCCAGTTGTTCGCGTCGATGCCGTTCATGCTCCTGGTGAGCCACCATGCCTCGCCGCTCTCGGGCTGGCAGAAGGTCGTGTTGAGCCTGCTGCTCTGGGCGATGGCGACCGCCTGGAGCGGCATGCTGGAGTCGAAGGCGTGGAGCGAGCCCCTGGAGCTCGCCCGGGTGCTCGCGATGGGGGTGGTCGTGACACTGTGGTTGGTCCAGGCCAGCGCGCCCCAGGCCTGGAGTGCGCTCACGGCGGCGTGGCTGATGGTCTCGCTGGTGTGGCTGCGCATGGCGAGGAGCGCCGTGGGCCGCGTCGCAGTGGACTGA
- a CDS encoding alpha/beta fold hydrolase: MNAQRFTPRNMRRLGLLHALWMLLAVSAIPSQAVASEDVANTGCRRKPTIVLVHGAFADASGWADVIKRLQRQGYTAHAFANPLRSISGDAEYLRYFLGTLTGPVVLVGHSYGGAIITNAANGNPSVRALVYIAAYALDEGESISEANTLGGGHSELGEHLVLRPFPGGGSSDADAYIDPAFFQELFAADLREKDAAVGAASQRPAAVSVFNEPSGPPAWKVIPSWYMVARDDNTIPPEAERFMARRARAHTVEIRSSHVAMISHPEAVTELIFKAAGCR, encoded by the coding sequence ATGAACGCTCAGCGTTTCACCCCACGGAACATGCGCCGGCTGGGCCTGCTCCATGCTCTCTGGATGCTGCTGGCTGTCAGCGCCATTCCCTCCCAGGCCGTTGCATCCGAAGACGTGGCGAACACCGGCTGTCGTCGCAAGCCCACCATCGTCCTCGTCCACGGCGCGTTCGCCGACGCATCCGGCTGGGCCGATGTGATCAAACGGTTGCAGAGGCAAGGCTACACGGCGCACGCGTTCGCCAATCCCTTGCGAAGCATCTCGGGGGATGCGGAGTATCTTCGATACTTCCTGGGGACCCTCACCGGTCCCGTCGTCCTGGTCGGCCACTCCTACGGCGGAGCCATCATCACGAACGCGGCCAACGGGAACCCGAGCGTGAGGGCGCTCGTGTACATCGCCGCGTATGCACTGGATGAGGGGGAGAGCATCTCGGAGGCCAACACGCTCGGCGGCGGCCACTCCGAGCTTGGCGAGCACCTCGTCTTGCGCCCGTTCCCAGGGGGCGGAAGCTCGGACGCCGACGCATACATCGACCCCGCTTTCTTCCAGGAGCTCTTCGCGGCCGACCTCCGTGAGAAGGACGCGGCGGTGGGGGCCGCCAGTCAGCGCCCAGCCGCCGTCTCCGTCTTCAATGAGCCATCTGGGCCGCCAGCGTGGAAGGTCATTCCGTCCTGGTACATGGTCGCACGCGACGACAACACCATCCCGCCCGAGGCTGAACGCTTCATGGCCCGGCGCGCTCGCGCCCATACCGTCGAGATTCGCAGCTCACACGTCGCGATGATCAGCCACCCTGAAGCCGTCACCGAGCTGATCTTCAAGGCTGCTGGTTGCCGTTGA
- a CDS encoding tetratricopeptide repeat protein, which translates to MLESLQTPSLVVVEAAPGDGRQELLARWLREGGSQAARTWHVTADFNEQGPWAGLRGVLADLLGDIEQNAPELLERHSYELCTILPMLRHKMEVRGFSLTDVARGDEKVRHYPPDRAFRVVQGVINLLTTWRALAPAGRWVFVFDAFEHASTLGKLFVSELLRRRGQSLQVTVVLAVAPGTGEEQIPPLQMHTAEVSRVRLDLAPSSEAPMSPATAARLAEELEQRMAKDPAEHEAHLPAVLKYWKQSQRDDMWRKSLALALNLAIHRGTYADAMRYGAGVLGELDLLAKEAPKLYRSALFSLMYGYIAAGEPARALQIVMRLDPGVESPETCIRLDYNLAMLHSRFLPQPDYDRAERYLQDALKEIERSSLPEGEKHFAHVFNRNGLAYVRMRQRRPQEAIELCKQGFERLSEHLHPERHKLHRSVLLYNIAQVYAGLDMVEQAISQITLAMEMDPNYSEYYNERGSLFLKSGRPDKALADFRKAIDCSPPYAEVWINLAQCYRAMNRPQQAVQAFSEALDLAPNNLLALRGRADCHDDLGLSEQAIADYSAALALSPAQPGLLANRAILRYASGQIAEAAADLDAAIRHAPQMADLYRNRAIALFDLGREEDAVRDCQTYLRMAPEAEDRQEIEARLHATQRARATG; encoded by the coding sequence TTGCTTGAGTCCTTGCAGACTCCGTCGCTCGTTGTGGTCGAGGCAGCCCCTGGAGACGGGCGTCAGGAGCTCCTGGCGCGCTGGCTGCGCGAGGGAGGTTCGCAGGCCGCACGCACGTGGCACGTCACCGCGGATTTCAACGAGCAGGGGCCGTGGGCCGGCCTCCGCGGTGTGCTGGCGGACCTGCTGGGCGACATCGAGCAGAACGCCCCCGAGCTCTTGGAGCGGCACAGCTATGAGCTCTGCACGATCCTCCCCATGCTGCGGCACAAGATGGAGGTTCGGGGCTTCTCCCTCACGGACGTGGCCAGGGGAGATGAGAAGGTCCGGCACTATCCACCCGATCGCGCCTTTCGAGTCGTGCAGGGTGTCATCAATCTGCTCACGACGTGGCGAGCGCTCGCGCCCGCGGGCCGGTGGGTCTTCGTCTTCGATGCCTTCGAGCATGCGAGCACGCTGGGAAAGCTCTTTGTCTCAGAGCTCCTCCGTCGACGGGGGCAGTCGCTCCAGGTGACCGTGGTCCTGGCCGTGGCTCCTGGTACGGGCGAGGAGCAGATTCCGCCCCTCCAGATGCACACCGCCGAGGTTTCGCGCGTGCGGCTCGACCTGGCGCCCTCTTCCGAGGCCCCCATGAGTCCTGCCACCGCTGCGCGGCTGGCGGAAGAGCTCGAACAGCGGATGGCGAAGGACCCCGCCGAGCATGAAGCGCACCTCCCGGCGGTGCTCAAATACTGGAAGCAGTCCCAGCGAGATGACATGTGGCGCAAGAGCCTGGCGCTCGCGCTGAACCTCGCGATCCACCGGGGAACCTACGCGGACGCCATGCGGTACGGCGCCGGGGTGCTCGGGGAGCTGGACCTGCTCGCGAAGGAGGCCCCCAAGCTCTACCGCTCGGCCCTCTTCAGCCTCATGTATGGGTATATCGCCGCGGGCGAGCCAGCCCGGGCTTTGCAGATCGTGATGCGGCTGGACCCGGGAGTGGAGTCTCCGGAGACCTGTATCCGGCTGGACTACAACCTGGCGATGTTGCATTCGCGCTTTCTTCCCCAGCCCGACTACGACCGGGCGGAGCGCTACCTCCAGGACGCGCTGAAGGAGATCGAGCGCTCGTCGTTGCCCGAAGGCGAGAAGCACTTCGCCCATGTGTTCAATCGCAATGGGCTGGCCTACGTGCGAATGCGGCAGCGCAGGCCCCAGGAAGCCATTGAGTTGTGCAAGCAGGGGTTTGAACGGCTCAGCGAGCACCTCCACCCGGAGCGGCACAAGCTGCACCGCTCCGTGCTGCTCTACAACATCGCGCAGGTCTACGCGGGGCTGGACATGGTCGAGCAGGCGATCTCGCAGATCACGCTCGCCATGGAGATGGATCCCAACTACTCGGAGTACTACAACGAGCGGGGCTCCCTGTTCCTCAAGTCAGGCCGGCCAGACAAGGCGCTCGCGGATTTCCGAAAGGCCATTGACTGCAGTCCTCCCTACGCGGAGGTCTGGATCAACCTGGCGCAGTGCTATCGCGCGATGAACCGCCCGCAGCAAGCGGTGCAGGCCTTCTCCGAGGCGTTGGACCTGGCCCCCAACAACCTGCTCGCCTTGCGTGGCCGCGCCGATTGCCATGACGACCTGGGCCTCTCCGAGCAGGCCATCGCGGATTACAGCGCGGCGCTTGCGCTCTCGCCGGCCCAGCCCGGGCTCCTGGCGAATCGCGCCATCTTGCGTTACGCGTCCGGCCAGATCGCGGAGGCAGCCGCCGACCTCGACGCGGCCATCCGCCACGCGCCGCAGATGGCGGATCTCTACCGCAACCGGGCCATCGCGCTGTTCGACCTGGGGAGGGAAGAGGACGCGGTCCGCGACTGCCAGACGTATCTGCGGATGGCGCCGGAAGCGGAGGACCGTCAGGAGATCGAAGCACGTCTCCATGCCACGCAGCGCGCACGCGCCACGGGCTGA